In Thermotomaculum hydrothermale, a single genomic region encodes these proteins:
- a CDS encoding FHA domain-containing protein, whose product MIIQCPECLKKYKFDESKFEGKPKKKVKCPHCGTIFEITNPVTKKQVDDSTKVSTSNKKLKEIQKALKNKSFKENKYSLAVLEGPLAGKILPITKPVVSIGRAKADINIPDPEISRIHCEIVILPDKVLLRDLNSTNGTYFDNLKITEVEIGNRDEFTIGDTTLMLIITPKNSPEEV is encoded by the coding sequence ATGATTATTCAATGTCCTGAGTGTTTGAAGAAGTATAAATTTGACGAATCAAAATTTGAGGGAAAACCTAAAAAAAAGGTTAAGTGCCCCCATTGCGGAACAATTTTTGAAATAACAAACCCTGTAACAAAAAAGCAGGTTGATGACTCAACAAAGGTGTCAACAAGCAACAAAAAACTGAAAGAGATTCAAAAGGCTTTAAAAAATAAATCTTTTAAAGAGAATAAGTACTCTCTCGCTGTGCTTGAAGGACCCCTTGCAGGGAAAATACTGCCTATAACAAAACCAGTTGTTTCAATAGGTAGAGCAAAGGCAGATATAAACATACCTGACCCGGAAATTTCACGAATTCACTGTGAAATTGTAATATTACCTGACAAAGTCTTACTCAGAGATTTAAATTCAACAAATGGAACATATTTTGATAATTTGAAGATAACAGAAGTAGAGATTGGGAATAGAGATGAGTTCACCATTGGAGACACCACCCTAATGTTAATAATCACCCCTAAAAATTCCCCTGAAGAAGTATGA